GCTCCTACATGTATATCAATATATCCTCCGCTGCTGGTCCGTTTAACTGCGGTAGTAGAGCCGGTATAGCCATCTTCCCAGATAGTTTTACGATATGCAAAACCAAGAGAAGCTGCAGCATAAAAATCCCACTTCTCTCCGGCAAGAAGAAGCTCATCAAAGTAATATGAACCTTTAAGTCCTATGGGCACAACTACTGTCCGGTAAGAGTAATCCCTGTAAGGTTTATTATTTCCGGGACTGCCCCAATAATAGTAATTGGTATAGGAGAAAAAAGAAATGAATGGCGCGAGGGTGAAATTCTTTGCTACATCAAACTCGTAATTAATAAGGAACGGGAAAGAGTCCCCATAATAGCCGTAACCATAGCTAAAACCTAATGACATATTCAAAGTATTACCGTATTTTTCTCCTCCCTGATCTTCTTTTCCTTCATTACTGCTTTTCTTCTGTGCATGAACACAAAGAGTCCCGATAATAAGGGAGCCCATTAATAGCTTTCTTTTAAACATTGGAAAATTCATTATTAGAGCATAAAAATACAAAATTATGCGACAACATAAATAGCAAAGTTAAAGTCCGGGGCGATGAAAAAATCTTCATTAGCTGCCTGCTGATCAACTGCTCTGACAGTTACAACAAATGGCCGATAGCTAATAATCGGCGTTTTCCTGTAACCCGATCAGCATAACTATTTTCGCTCTTTTTTTTACATTGGTGCCGGAGGGAGGAATATCGTACTCAATGTAATAGGTGCCTATTTTGGGAGGTTCGAAAAGACAAAAATCTTTGTCAATCACATTGTTGTTATCATACACTTTACGGCGGTATTTATTTCCTTCGGGCTTATCATAAATACGCATTGCCAATTGTTCGCCCAGGCCGGTCGTACAAAATATTAACTTATACTTCCTTCCTGCAAATACCGTAAATTCAATTTCTTCCTTTTGATTCTTTTTTGGGAGCAGCACAATATCCCTTACCGCATAACTATCCAGTTCATACAATCCCAAATTGGACTTATACTCCGCCACCATATTATTTACTTCCTTCTGCGAAAAACTTTTGCCGGTAAATAACATCATGGATAAAATTGTAAACAGAACTGGCATCATATTTTTCATTGCTGCCCCCCTGCGGCTCTTATAGCACTACCGCTTTGTAGACTATTATACGTATCCGCAATGTGCTTTGTTGCACTATTTGGATGAATTCGCAGGGGAAATAACAGTTAAATACGCTTAAATAAAAGGAGTAGAGCTGATTACGGTGCAATTGCCGTCCCAAAGGGTTGAATGTTGCCCAGAAATGGGTATAACAGTATTGCTTGCTTTGGTGATAATATTATCCCCATTAATAATGTTAATTTCGATAAATATTCGGACATTAGAGTTGCATAAAAATGAAACCGGTACGATTTATAGGTAAAGACAGGACTGAGTTCTCGGCCACGCTGCGAAAAAATGTAAACAACTATTTCAGGGAAAATAATATCTCTGTGAATGGTAACAGAATCCTGTTTTTAAAAACCGCCATACTTTCCGCATTATACATAATCCCATTTATTTTGATACTTACCATCCCAATGAAGGGTATCACTGCACTCCTTCTATGCGCAGTGATCGCGATCGGGATGTCGGGTATTGGGATGTCGGTTATGCACGATGGCGGGCATGGCGCGTACTCCGATAAGAAATGGGTCAACAAGATCATGGCAAAAACCATGTATATACTGGGGGGCTGTGTTTTTAACTGGAACATGCAGCACAATATCATGCATCATACATTCACCAACATACTGGGGTATGACGAAGATATAGAGCCCCGTGCAGTTATTCGTTTAAGTCCGCATGCCCCTGCACTGAAATTTCAGCGCTTTCAACACATCTACGCGCTCTTTCTGTATGGAATGATGTCCCTTTCATTGGTGACAAAAGATTTCCGGCAACTCTGGTTGTATTATAAGAAAGGTGTATTAAAGCAGCAAAATGCAGAACCTGTCGCCGAATTTTTGACATTATTTACTACTAAGGTGCTTTACCTGTTCACGGCTATTGTTCTGCCTGTATTACTTACAGACTTCAGCTGGTGGCAGGTGCTGATTGGATTTTTGCTCATGCATTTTATATCCGGTGTTATTATGAGTACCATTTTCCAGATGGCTCATATTGTTGAAGGGGCCGATCATCCTTTGATAAATGTTGAAGGAAATATTGATAACGAATGGGTTATTCACCAGCTATATACAACTTCTAATTTTGCCCGAAACAATGCACTGCTGAACTGGTTCATAGGAGGACTTAATTTCCAGATTGAGCATCACTTGTTTCCGAATATCAGCCATGTTCACTACCCTGCCATCGCCCCTATTGTTGAAAAAACTGCTTATGAATTCGGATTGCCCTATAACATGAAACCCACCTTCTTTGGCGCGCTGAAGTCGCATCTGCGGACATTGAAAGAATTTGGCGAGAGAAAAGCCGCGGCAGCATAAGCTATCAAAATGAAAAATCAATTATTTATTTTTCTATTTGTATTACCTTTTATTGTACCGGTCTTTTCACAGGAAAATTTTTCAACTGCAAAATTAATCCCGTTTGATGAGGAAGGATGTAGAACCGATGCTAAAAAAGCAGGTATATTGGAAAGTGAATTAGATGGCTACGTTAATTATAAAAAATTCTATTATTATTCAACGAAGCAATCTCATATCAGCCAATTAAAAATAGTTAGCCCTATTGTACAAAATACAAAAGTTGCATCTCCATGTGACAATACTGATTTTGAACAACAAAATTTTAATTCCTGGACTGCAGATACGGGTTCTATTAATTCTATCACTGATGCAGCAACTTACGCAAGTGGGTTTTCGAATATTGGGAATAATGCATCATTGCTTAACCCTTTAGCCAGACATACAATTTTTACCATCAAGCCATCTTTTAATATATTGCCAGTCCCGCCTCCGTACACTGGTTATGATGAACGTTTAGACTTCAAGGATTTGACAATGCCTATAGATTCAGCCATCGCCTATGTTGCTCCAAACGGAGGCAATGTTTCTGTTAGATTGGGCAATGCAGTTGCTGGCGGGAAAACAGAAAGATTAAAGAAAACCTTTATTGTTGATGCCAATAGCTCTGCCTTTACTTACAGTTTTGCAGCGATACTGGAGAGTCCCACAGCACACTCTCCACTTGAGCAGTCACGATTTACTTTCCGACTACTTGATTCGAATGACTCTTTGGTTCCGGGCTCGTGTTCGCTTTATGAAGTTTATGCTGGAAAAGATTCTACCCATATTATATTTAATGATTCTATATGTCGAACCTCGATGTTTGGAACGACAACCTGTACCTTTACCACTTTCGATTTTGTAAACTGGACCACTGTGGGTGTTGATCTTTCCGCGTACCTCGGCCAACAAATAACTGTGGAATTTTCAACTCGCGATTGCTCGTTGTCCGGACATTTCGGATATGCGTATGTTGATGCAAAATGTTCCCCCTTTGAGATTAAAACAAATTTTTGCATGGGAGGAGGGAAAATAATATTAACAGCTCCTGATGGCTACGTTAACTACCAATGGAAAGATCCAACAAATAGCAATTTTTCAAATAAGCAGGAAGTGGAACTTAACAATCCCAAGATCGGAGATGAATATACAGTTCTATTGACTTCAGTCACCGGCTGCACATCAACATTAAAATCCAAGATTGCGAATTGTGGAACCGGGATATATGAATTAGATAATAATTTAAACTTTAGTATCTATCCTAATCCAGCAATCACTGATATTACAATAGAAACCTTAACAAACAAACCATATACATCCGAACTGTTCAACATATTAGGTGAGCTGGTTTATACCAGTAAACAAGTATTAACGGGCAAAACAATCATTGATGTTAGCTCATTTCCGAAAGGCATTTATGTAGTTCATACCCGTGATTTACATTTTGGTGTCGCCATGAAGCAAAGAATAGTTATCCAATAAAATAATGCCCCTCCCTAAAGCACTTTTGCCGAATTTCAAAATCTCAAATTCACCTCGTCATTAACCATTATCATCTACCCCAAACCCGATCACCAACACGTCATCCGTTTGCTCATTACTTCCCTTCCACGACTTGTGACTTTCGTAAAGTCGCTTATGCTGAATATTAAAATCGAGTCCAGCGATTTCGATGAGTAATTGCTGCAAATTTTTTATGAGAAATTTTTTGCTGTTGGGACCTCCGAACTGATCGGCATAACCATCACTGAACATATAAAACCTGTCGCCCTTTTCGATCGCAATGTGATGATTGGTATAGGATTGTGCTGTGTCTTCATATCCGCCAATCGGGCGCTTATCACCTTTGTATTCCATTATCGCCTTGTCGCGAACAACATACAGTGGCCTGTTGGCTCCCGCAAAATCGATCGTGTTATGTTCAAGATCAACGAGGCACAGAGATACATCCATTCCATCCCGGGTCTCACTGTATTTGCCCTCCTGCTTTAAGGCATTTACAACACCCCGGTTCATCTGGTTCAATACTTCAGCGGGAACAATATCGGGGTTGGAGGGGATAATATGGTCAAGTAAATTATTTCCTATCATTGACATTAATGCGCCCGGGACGCCATGCCCTGTACAATCGCAGGTGGCAATAAAAAATCTTTTCTTCGGTTTTAGCTCATGAAAAAAATAAAAGTCGCCGCTCACAATGTCTTTTGGCGAATACAAAACAAATGAGCCGGGCAGATTTTTCCGGATCAGATCGAGTGGAGGTAAAATGGCGGTTTGTATTTTTTTCGCGTAGTTAAGGCTATTCAACACATCCTTATTATGCTCCTGAATTATCCGGTATGATTCTTCCAGCTCACGTTTTACCTCCTCTTCATTTACAAGAACAAATCGCACATAGCGCAATAACATTATTGCGACCACAATAAAAATGACCAACGAAATGCCCATGTTCCTGTAAAGCTTCACATCGGCCACATGCAAAAAATCGTCATACTTTTCGTCCACCTCCAGTATGCCTACAACAACATTATTTTTGTTTTTAATCGGGCTAAAAGCGGTTAACCACGTTCCATACTCATCCGTATAGGCTTCAATTGTGCCGCCCTTCGTGTAATCATCATAAAATTTCTTGTGAAACTGTTCATACGGATCAAGGTAATACGGTGTATCACTTGAATTCACCACATACGAAAAATGTTTCGCGGCGCTGTCAAAATAAAGTGTAGCGATCTCCGACTGCAGGTTATTGGCCGTATATCCTTTTGCAAGCTCCTGCTGTATTTTATGGTAAACCGAATCCTGTTCATTCGTTTTAATGGCTCCTTTTTCCTTATATGTTTTTATCAGGTACTGGTGTTCGTCCCCGTTTACCTGCAAAGCGAGGGTTTTAGCAATGGCCTCCAGCTTTAATAAGGTCTGCGCCTGAAATTCCAGGTAGGATGTTATTGTAAAGTACCCCATCAGGAATATCAAACCGGCCAATACCACCAAAACAACTTTGGTGCTGGTCTTTTTGCGGCGTAATAAGGGTATACGAATCATTTATACTCAAACCTACATGATTTTTTTGAAAAAGAATGTAAAAAAACAGATGAAATACTTGTGCTGGCAGCGGATACATACAAATAAAACTTTCAGAAATTAGCTGCCTGTTTCGTATCTTAACCGCGCTCAATTTTTAAAAATAATTTCAACTATGACAAACATGGTTTTACATAAAGCCGAAACACGCGGGCATGCCCAACATGGCTGGCTTGACGCGCACCACACATTTAGTTTCGCGAATTATCACGATCCGGCACGCATGCACTTTGGCGTATTACGTGTATTGAATGATGATATCATTGATGGAGGAGGAGGCTTTGGAATGCATCCGCATGATAACATGGAGATCATTACCATTCCTATTGAAGGTGAGTTAGAGCACAAGGACAGCATGGGTAATGTCGGTGTCATCCGCCAGAATGAAGTACAGGTAATGAGTGCCGGTACAGGTATTCATCATTCGGAATACAACAAAAATTCTGACAAAAAAATTAACCTGCTCCAGATATGGATCTTCCCGAATAAACGCAATGTAACTCCGCGTTACGACCAGATCAGCTTCGATCCCAAAGACAGGGTAAATAAATTGCTGCAAATAGTTTCTCCGAACGCGAATGAAAAAGGCCTTTGGATCCACCAGGATGCCTGGTTCCATTTGGGGAATCTCGACAAAGACCTTTCAATTGATTACACCCTGAAGAAAAAGGGGAATGGCATTTACTTATTTGTGATCAGCGGCTCTGTGTTTGTTGAGGATCAAT
The Bacteroidota bacterium DNA segment above includes these coding regions:
- a CDS encoding SpoIIE family protein phosphatase codes for the protein MIRIPLLRRKKTSTKVVLVVLAGLIFLMGYFTITSYLEFQAQTLLKLEAIAKTLALQVNGDEHQYLIKTYKEKGAIKTNEQDSVYHKIQQELAKGYTANNLQSEIATLYFDSAAKHFSYVVNSSDTPYYLDPYEQFHKKFYDDYTKGGTIEAYTDEYGTWLTAFSPIKNKNNVVVGILEVDEKYDDFLHVADVKLYRNMGISLVIFIVVAIMLLRYVRFVLVNEEEVKRELEESYRIIQEHNKDVLNSLNYAKKIQTAILPPLDLIRKNLPGSFVLYSPKDIVSGDFYFFHELKPKKRFFIATCDCTGHGVPGALMSMIGNNLLDHIIPSNPDIVPAEVLNQMNRGVVNALKQEGKYSETRDGMDVSLCLVDLEHNTIDFAGANRPLYVVRDKAIMEYKGDKRPIGGYEDTAQSYTNHHIAIEKGDRFYMFSDGYADQFGGPNSKKFLIKNLQQLLIEIAGLDFNIQHKRLYESHKSWKGSNEQTDDVLVIGFGVDDNG
- a CDS encoding T9SS type A sorting domain-containing protein yields the protein MKNQLFIFLFVLPFIVPVFSQENFSTAKLIPFDEEGCRTDAKKAGILESELDGYVNYKKFYYYSTKQSHISQLKIVSPIVQNTKVASPCDNTDFEQQNFNSWTADTGSINSITDAATYASGFSNIGNNASLLNPLARHTIFTIKPSFNILPVPPPYTGYDERLDFKDLTMPIDSAIAYVAPNGGNVSVRLGNAVAGGKTERLKKTFIVDANSSAFTYSFAAILESPTAHSPLEQSRFTFRLLDSNDSLVPGSCSLYEVYAGKDSTHIIFNDSICRTSMFGTTTCTFTTFDFVNWTTVGVDLSAYLGQQITVEFSTRDCSLSGHFGYAYVDAKCSPFEIKTNFCMGGGKIILTAPDGYVNYQWKDPTNSNFSNKQEVELNNPKIGDEYTVLLTSVTGCTSTLKSKIANCGTGIYELDNNLNFSIYPNPAITDITIETLTNKPYTSELFNILGELVYTSKQVLTGKTIIDVSSFPKGIYVVHTRDLHFGVAMKQRIVIQ
- a CDS encoding pirin family protein, which produces MTNMVLHKAETRGHAQHGWLDAHHTFSFANYHDPARMHFGVLRVLNDDIIDGGGGFGMHPHDNMEIITIPIEGELEHKDSMGNVGVIRQNEVQVMSAGTGIHHSEYNKNSDKKINLLQIWIFPNKRNVTPRYDQISFDPKDRVNKLLQIVSPNANEKGLWIHQDAWFHLGNLDKDLSIDYTLKKKGNGIYLFVISGSVFVEDQLLNKRDGIGVWAIDKIKIKAEATSEILIMEVPMQ
- a CDS encoding acyl-CoA desaturase; translated protein: MKPVRFIGKDRTEFSATLRKNVNNYFRENNISVNGNRILFLKTAILSALYIIPFILILTIPMKGITALLLCAVIAIGMSGIGMSVMHDGGHGAYSDKKWVNKIMAKTMYILGGCVFNWNMQHNIMHHTFTNILGYDEDIEPRAVIRLSPHAPALKFQRFQHIYALFLYGMMSLSLVTKDFRQLWLYYKKGVLKQQNAEPVAEFLTLFTTKVLYLFTAIVLPVLLTDFSWWQVLIGFLLMHFISGVIMSTIFQMAHIVEGADHPLINVEGNIDNEWVIHQLYTTSNFARNNALLNWFIGGLNFQIEHHLFPNISHVHYPAIAPIVEKTAYEFGLPYNMKPTFFGALKSHLRTLKEFGERKAAAA